The DNA region GGTACGGGGATTTTGGGTTGACGAGGGCATTCACGCGCTCCAGATATCTGTAGTGTTCGCTACAGATGTGGAGCTGGACGCCGGTCCGCAAGATACTTATGTATCAAGCGCTATGAATTTATTATCTCATTCGTGGGGAAATGGGAAGACGCGGAAAAACACTACGTGCAACAAGAGGATAAGCCAGGGACAATCCGTCACAGAAACGGCACCCGGCTTACGGAGCAACCAAAAATGGGAATGGGACGCCCCCGCGCCTTCGACGCGGACGCAGCTTTGGACCGGGCCATGGACGTGTTCTGGCGCCACGGTTACGAGGGGACCACTATCGCCCAGCTCACCGAGGCGATGAATATCAATCCGCCGAGCCTCTATGCCGCCTTCGGCAGCAAGGAAGGCCTGCTGAAGGCCGCGCTCGACCGCTACTCCGAAAAGCGCGACGCCTGGATGGAAGGGGTCTTGGGCGCCCCCACCGCGCGCGAGGTCGCCGAGCGGCTGCTGATCGGCACCGCCGATGCCCAAACCGATCCCGCAAACCCGCCGGGCTGCCTGCTGGTCCAGGGTGGCCTTGCCTGCGGTACCGGCTCGGCGAACGTTCCGTTTGAGCTGGCGGCACGCCGAATGCACACTGAAGACCAGTTGCGCGAGCGCTTCATGCGCGCGAAAACCGAGGGTGATCTGGCTGAGAGCGCCGATCCCGCCGCGCTGGCGCGCTATCTCTCCGCCGTCACCGCTGGGATGGGCGTGATGGCCTACTCCTCCGACCGCAACGCATTGCGCGAGATCGCCGCGGTGTCGCTGAAAGCGTTCGAGGAGCAGGCGAGAGGATAGCGGTTCACGTCAAGCGCATGCGAGCTCCAACGGGGTTGGGAGTGACCGGCGATGAATCATTGGACCGGCTGGCTGCCAGGTCTCAAGACGCTCCGTCGGTATGAAGCGGCGTGGCTTCCACACGACATCTTCGCCGGGCTTGTGCTCGCGACCATGCTGGTCCCGGTCGGCATCGCCTACGCGGAAGCGTCGGGCTTGCCCGGCATCTACGGACTTTACGCCACGATCATCCCGCTCCTCGTCTACGCGTTGTTCGGGCCGAGCCGCATCCTCGTCCTGGGACCAGACTCGGCGCTTGCAGCCGTCATCCTTGGCGTTGTCGTTCCACTGTCGGGCGGCGATTCCCTGCGCGCGGTAACCTTGGCCGCGATGATGGCCATCGTCTCCGGAACGATATGCATTGTGGCGGGCCTCGCACGGTTAGGATTCTTGACCGAGCTCCTGTCCAAGCCGATCCGCTACGGCTACATGAACGGAATCGCCCTGACCGTGCTGATCAGCCAGCTGCCAAAGCTGTTCGGCTTCTCCATCGAAGGCGATGGACCTTTGCGCAGCCTCTGGGCGATCGGCGGAGCGATCCGTGACGGAAAGACCAATTGGGCCGCCCTCGGGATCGGCCTTGCCACCTTGGCGGTGATCCTGCTGCTCGCGCGGAACAAGCGGTTGCCGAGCATTCTGATCGCCGTAGTTGCGGCGACGGCAGTCACCGGCGTGCTCGATCTCGGGGCGCGCTTCGGCGTGAAGGTTCTGGGTCCGCTTCCCGAGGGCCTGCCGGGTTTCGCCATTCCCTGGATCGGCTATGGCGATATCGTGCAAGTGCTGATCGGCGGTTGCGCCGTCGCGCTGGTGTCATTCGCCGACACCAGCGTGCTTTCGCGGGCTTATGCGGGAAGATTGGGCGATCGCGTTGATCCCAACCAGGAGATGGTAGGGCTCGGCGCGGCCAATCTGGCGGCCGGCTTTTTTCAGGGCTTTCCGATCAGCAGCAGCGGTTCGCGCACGCCTGTTGCAGAAGCTGCGGGGGCGCGCACCCAATTAACCAGCGTCATCGGTGCGCTTGCCATCGCCTTTCTGCTGCTGATGGCACCAAACCTGCTTCAGCACTTGCCCACCGCCGCATTGGCCGCCGTCGTCATCGCCGCGGCGATCGGCCTGTTTGAGGTCGGCGACCTCAAGCGAATCTACGACATTCAGCAGTGGGAGTTCTGGCTATCGGTGGTCTGCTTTGTCGGCGTGGCCGTGCTGGGAGTGATTCCGGGAATAGGCCTCGCCATCGTGATCGCCATCGTTGAGTTCTTGTGGGATGGCTGGCGCCCGCATTCCGCCGTACTGGGCCGCGCCTCCGGCGTGAAGGGCTATCACGACATCACGCGATATCCGGACGCGCGCCAAATCCCCGGGCTGGTCCTGTTCCGGTGGGATGCGCCGCTGTTCTTTGCCAATGCCGAGTTCTTCAAGGAGCGTGCGCTGGACGCGGTGGCGAAGTCGCCGACGCCGGTGCGCTGGCTGGTGGTTGCTGCCGAGCCGGTCACCAGCGTGGACGTGACTGCCGGCGACGTCCTCGCCGAGCTGGACCAAGCATTGCATGCAAAGGAGATCGAGCTGTGCTTTGCCGAGCTCAAGGATCCCGTCAAGGACAAGCTGAAGAAATTCGGCTTGTTGGCGCAGCTTGGCGAGAACAGCTTCTTCCCGACCATCGGCGTCGCCGTTTCGCGCTACCTCGAGATCAATGACGACGTGGCCTGGGAGGACTGGGAAGACCGGACTCAATCCTAGGTTCAATCCGGCTATCCGGGCGGTTCACCACATCGTCTGTCGCGCGCGCTCCGGCCATTCGCGATCGTATTTTTCGCCGCCGACCGTGTGCTCGCTCATCTCGGCCAGGATCTGGCCTGGCGTCGGCAGAGCCTTCGGATCGACCCGCTTGTCCGGATTCCAGAGGTCGGAGCGCACGATCGCGCGGGCGCACTGGAAATAGATCTCGTCCACATTCATCACTATCACCGTGCGCGGCGCCTTGCCTTCCATCTTGAAGGAGGCCAACAGCTCCGGCTCGGCCGAGACATAGGCCCGGCCGTTGACGCGCAGCGTGCTGCCCGAGCCCGGAATCAGGAACAGCAGCCCGACGCGAGGATCGCGCACGATGTTGCGCAGCGAATCGCAGCGATTGTTGCCGCGGCGATCCGGCATCATCAGCGTCTTCGGATCATGGATGCGCACGAAGCCCGGCAGGTCGCCCCGCGGCGAGCAGTCGAGCCCCTCGGGCCCCGAGGTCGCAAGCGACACGAACGGCGACTTCTCGATGAGCACACGATAGAGCGGCGTCACGTGATCGGCGACCTTCACGGTCGACGCGTCGTTCGGGAAGCCGTAGATCGCCTCAAGCTGCTCGATCGTGGAAATCACCGACATTCGTGCTGTTCTCCTTTGTGGCTAGTCGTCTCTTGCTATTCGTCCCAGCGCTCGCCCTTGATGATGCGAACAAGCTGTCGTGCGTGATACTCGGCGGTGCCGGAATTGACGATGGTGAAATCGGGCGTCGACGTGCTTTCGTCGACGGTGCGGGCCAGCCGCTGCGCGAGCAGGCCGTCGCTGCTGCGTGCCCGCGCAGCCAGCCGCGCGGCCAGCACATCCGGCGGCGCCGTGATCGACACCACGACGGCATTGGCGTAGTGGCGGCGCGCTGCTGCGATCACCGTGCGCGAGACGTTCGCGATCACGGTCCGCCCGGCTCGGATCTCATCGTTGATCGCGCGCGACAGCGCATAGCGATGGCCGTGCGCTTCCCAGTGCATGGCGTAATCGCCGGCGGCGACCGCACGCTGGAAGGCTTCCGCGCTGACCTCTTCATTATCTTCCGAGGCCGACGCCTGACGTGTGATCAGGCGGCGGGGAAACACGATGTCGCGATCGTCGGCGCAGGCCGCCTTCGCCAGCCCCAGCAGCGTGTCCTTGCCGGCGCCGCTCGGGCCGACCACCAGGATCAACCGGCCGGGACCGATCGCGGTGCGCTGCTCGGCGACGACGGACGCACCGGTCACGCGACCCTCCCCCCTTCGCGCCAGACGCTGCGCACGACAGGCAGATCGCGCGCGACGTGCACGCGGATCAGATCGGCGCGCCTGCCGACCGCGATCTCGCCGCGATCGGACAGGCCGACTGCTTCGGCGGGCGTCTTGGTCACGGTGCGGACAGCGGAAGCAAGATCGATCGCCGGCACATGCCGCGACAGTTGCAGGGCGGCCATCAAGAGGCTGGAGGGAATGTAATCCGACGACAGGATATCCAGCATGCCCTCATTGGCGAGATCGACGGCCGCGATATTGCCGGAGTGCGAGCCGCCGCGCACCACGTTCGGCGCGCCCATCAGGATGTCGATGCCGGCGGCGTGCAGCCCGCGCGCGGCTTCCATCGTGGTCGGGAATTCCGCGACTGCGACCTTGTCGTTGACGGCGTCGACCACGTTTTCATCCGTGGTGTCGTCGTGGCTCGCCAGCGGAATCCTGTACTGATGCGCCAGCGCGACGATGGCGCGGGTGTTCGCCACCGCATATTCCTTCTGATAGGCGAAGCGGCGGGCGAACAGCACGTCGAGCTGGGCGTCGGTCATGCCGCCGCCCTTGCCGCGGTAGTAATCGCGCAGCTTCACCTCGTCGCGGAACTGCCGCTGGCCCGGCGTATGGTCCATCAGCGACATCAGCCGCACATCCGGCCGGTCGATCAGCTCCTTGGCCTCGGCGACGACATCAGGCATCGGCACCTCGCAGCGCAGATGCAGGAAGTGATCGGCACGCAGCAGGTCCTCCTCGCGCGCGGCCGAGATCGCCGCCGCGAGCACGCCGGCGCGGCCGTCGACATCCTCGGCGCCGTCCTCGCGCCAGACCCGAAGCGAGTCCAGCACCGTGGTGATGCCCGAGGTCGCGAGCTGGCCGTCATAGGAGATCACGGCCGCGACCGGATTCCAGAACACCTTCGGCCGCGGCACGTAGTGCATTTCGAGATGGTCGGTGTGCAGCTCGATCAGCCCGGGCATCAGGAGATCGCCGCCGGCATCCTCGGCTGCCTCGGGCGCCCTGCCCTCGCCGAATTCGGCGATCTTGCCGTCAGCGATCGCAACCCAGCCCTGCTCGATCACGCGATCGGCGAGGACCAGCCGGGCGTTGCCGATGATGGTGTCTTGCTTGGCGGTCATTTCAAACGGTCCTTCAGGCAGCAGCCGCGAACGAGGTCACATCGACGATACGGTCGGCGATCAGATGGCGGATCTCGTCGTCATGGACAATCGCGACCATCGCGACGCCCTTGGTCTTTTTCTCCGCAATCAGCTCGACCACCACTGCGCGATTCGCCGCATCGAGCGAAGCGGTCGGCTCGTCCAGCAGCAGGATCGGCAGGTCCGAGATGAAGCCGCGCGCGATGTTGACGCGCTGCTGCTCGCCGCCGGAGAAGGTCGAGGGCGGCAAGGTCCACAGCCGCTCCGGAATGTTGAGCCGGCGCAACAGGCGCCCGGCGCGTTCGCGGGCCTCCTCGCGCGCCACGCCGTTGACGATCAACGGCTCGGCGACGACGTCGATCGTGGCCACCCGCGGCACCGCGCGCAGGAACTGGCTGACATAGCCGATGGTCGAGCGGCGGATGCTCAGCACCTGCCGTGGTTCGGCGGTCGCGAGGTCGATCACCGTGCCGCGATGGCGGATGCCGATCCGGCCGCTGTCGCAGCGATAATTGCCGAAGATCATCTTCAGGATCGAGGATTTGCCGGCGCCCGACGGGCCCGACAGCACCACGCACTCGCCCGGATCGGCGTGGAACGAAACGCCCCGCACCACCGGCAGCTCGACGCCGCCTTGCAGATGCATGGTGAAGGTCTTCTCGGCGTTGGCAAGTTCGATCATCGCGGTCATTGGCAAGCTCATGGCGGCAGTATCGAGGAAACGAGCAGCTGCGTATAGGGCTCGCGGGGATCATCGAGCACCTGGTCGGTGAGACCGGTCTCGATGACGCGGCCGCCCTTCATCACCATCACGCGATGCGACAGCAGGCGCGCGACCGCGAGATCGTGGGTCACGACGATGGCGGCAAGGCCGAGCTCGCTGACGAGATTGCGCATCAGATCGAGCAGGCGCGCCTGCACCGAGACGTCGAGGCCGCCGGTCGGCTCGTCCATGAACACCAGCCGCGGCTCGGTGACGAGGTTGCGCGCGATCTGCAGCCGCTGCCGCATACCGCCCGAATAGGTCTTCGGCGCATCGTCGATGCGGCCGACATCGATCTCGACCCGATCGAGCCAGGTCGATGCGGTGTCGCGGATCCGGCCGTAGTGATTCCAGCCGACCGCCATCAGCCGCTCGCCGACATTGGCGCCGGCCGAGACGCCCATGCGCAGGCCCTGCGCCGGGTCCTGATGCACAAAGCCCCAGTCGGTGCGGAACAGGAAGCGCCGCTCCGATTCGCCGAGCTCGGCGAGGTCGCGCAGCACGCCGTCGCGCATCCGGTAGGACACCCGGCCCGCGCTCGGCGCGAGCTGCGCGGAGAGCAGTTGCAGCAGCGTCGACTTGCCCGAACCGGACTCGCCGACGATCGCCAACACTTCACCGGGATAGAGTGCGAACGAGACGTCGCGGCAGGCCGGGAGCCGGCCGTAATTCTTGGCAAGCCCCTCGGCCACCAGCAGCGGCTGATCGTTGTCGAGGCTCGAGAGCTCAGACATGCGCCTTCTCCTTGTGCGGCGCCGCGCTTTCGGTGCCGTGATGGCCGGCGGCCTGGCGCTGCTCGCAGAAGTCGGTATCGGAGCAGACGAACATCCGCCCGCCCTTGTCGTCCGTGACGATCTCGTCGAGATAGGAATTATCCGCGCCGCACAGCGCGCAGGGCGCGTCGAAGCGGTAGCGCGTGAACGGATGATCCTCGAAATCCAGCGAGACCACAGTGGTGTAGGGCGGGATCGCGTAGATCCGCTTCTCGCGGCCGGCGCCGAACAGCTGCAGCGCCGCGCAATTGTCCATCTTCGGATTGTCGAATTTCGGCGTCGGCGACGGGTCCATCACGTAGCGCGCGTTCACCTTCACCGGATAGGCGTAGGCGGTCGCGATATGGCCGAAGCGCGCGATGTCCTCGTAGAGCTTGACATGCATCAGCCCGTATTCGGCCAGCGCGTGCATCCGCCGCGTCTCGGTCTCGCGCGGCTCGAGGAAGCGCAGCGGCTCGGGGATCGGCACCTGATAGACCAGCACCTGCCCGGCATGCAGCGACGCCTCGGGAATGCGGTGCCGGGTCTGGATCACGGTCGCGTCCGTCGTTGACGTCGTGGTCGCGACACCAGCGGTCTTGCCGAAGAACTTGCGGATCGAGATCGCGTTGGTGGTGTCGTCCGAACCCTGGTCGATCACCTTCAGCACGTCGTCGGGACCGAGGATCGCAGCCGTCACCTGCACGCCGCCGGTGCCCCAGCCATAGGGCATCGGCATCTCGCGGCTCGCGAACGGCACCTGATAGCCGGGGATCGCGATCGCCTTCAGGATCGCGCGGCGAATCATCCGCTTGGTCTGCTCGTCGAGATAGGCGAAATTGTACGTCGGCGCGTTCATTCCGCGGCCTCCTGCAGTTCCACGGCCTCGTTGGCTTCCGCGAACTCCTGCCGCAGCTTGCGCAGCAGGCCGAGCTCGGACTGGAAGTCGACGTAGTGCGGCAGCTTGAGATGCTCGACGAAGCCGGTCGACTGGACATTGTCGGAGTGCGACATCACGAACTCCTCGTCCTGCGCCGGCGCCGCGGCCTCCTCGCCGAGCTCGCGTGCGCGCAGCGCGCGGTCGACCAGCGCCATCGACATGGTCTTGCGCTCGCTCTGGCCGAAGGCGAGGCCATAGCCACGGGTGAAGCACGGCGCCTCGGTCGTCGAGCCCTTGAACTGGTTGACCATCTGGCACTCGGTGAGCTCGATCGAGCCGAGCGGCACCGCGAAGCCGACGTCTTCGGCTGAGAATTCGACCTCGACCTCGCCGAAGCGGATCTCGCCGGCGAAGGGATGATTGCGGCCGTAGCCGCGCTGCGTCGAATAGCCGAGTGCGAGCAGAAAACCCTCGTCGCCGCGCGCCAGATTCTGCAGCCGCAGATCGCGATCGGCTGGGAAGTTCAGCGGTTCGCGCGTGAGGTCGCCGACCACAGCGTCGGCATCGGCCCGCGGCGACGATTCGATCAAACCATCGCGGCCGAGAATGTCGGTGACCCGCGGCGTTGCCGCCTGCGAGGCTTCCGCGGTCGCCGGCTGCTCCGGCACAAAACCTTCCGCAAGCTGCGGATCGAGCAGGCGATGGGTGTAGTCGAAGGTCGGCCCCAGGATCTGGCCGCCCGGAACGTCCTTGAAGGTCGAAGAGATGCGCCGCCGCACCAACATCTCGCCGGTATTGACCGGCTCGGTGGCGCCGAAGCGCGGCAGGGTGGCGCGGAAGGCGCGAACCAGGAAGATCGCCTCGATCATGTCGCCGCGCGCCTGCTTGATCGCGAGCGCCGCAAGCTCGCGGTCGTAGAGCGAACCTTCGGTCATCACGCGGTCGACACCAAGCGCGAGCTGCCCGGAGATCTGCGCCAGCGACACCTCGGGCACATCGCGATCGCCGCGCCGCTCATGCGCCAGCAGCCGATGAGCGTTCTCGATGGCGCGCTCGCCTCCCTTGACGGCTACATACATCGCTCACACTCCGCTTGCGATCAGCCGCGTGGTGCGCGGGATCGCGACAATCTTGTCGTCATGGACCAGCACGACGTCGATGCCGCGCGGGAACAGCGCTTCATTGATCGCCAGCCGCTGGAACAGGTCGCGCGGCTTGATCATCGCCTGCAACATCGCGCTGCCGTCGATGCCGGGACCCTTCAGCTCGAAGGCCGGCCCCTGCGTCAGGCTGTCGATCTGCAGGATCAGCGTGGTCGACCGGTCAGGATATTCGCTGCTGCCGAACGCGAATCGCTCCAGCACCGGCAGGTTTGCGGCATCGCCGATCAGCGCGAAGCTCGCGATCGAGGGATCGGCGATCACCGGCGCGCTGGCGTGAAACTTCAGCCAGCGGGCGACATCAGGCGTCGCCGACATCGCGGCATCGAGCCAGATCGGCGTGTCGTGATCGAACAGCGTCAGCGCGATCGCGGCCGCGCCGCGCATCATCCCGGCGGGTGTTCCGACGCTCGCGGCGACGCGCTGCACGCTGCCCGGGCGCGCCATCGCATCCATCACGGAGCGGAATGTGGATTGCGCCGACAGCACCTTGTCGGCAAACCCTGCGGGCATTTCGGCAATCGTCGTCATTGCATCACCCTTCACCGCGCACCATGGTGTAGAAATCAACCCGCGTCGCCGCGGTCTCGGCGGCCTTGCGGGCGCGTTCGGCGTTCATCGCGACCCGCAGCGGCGCGATCACCTTGGCCTCCACCTCGCCGGACAATTCCGCCGACTGCACCATGGCGTCGCATAGCGCGATCATCTGCGCCTTGTGCGCATCGCGGCCGAGCGTGTAGCCGAAGCCGACTTCGCCGGTCGCAAGCCGCACCGCCGCGCGCGATACCGTCGCCTCGCCGAGGTTGAACGGCGCACCGTCACCGCCGATCCGCCCGCGCATCATCACGAGGCCGTTCTCCGGCTCGCGCAGGTTCTCGTGGCTGGGCACCGCGATCGCCGCCAGCCTGCCTGCGATGTCGGCCGCGGCGGAGTGCGCCAGCACCGTCATCGCGGCCTTGCGCTGGGCCTGTTTGCTGTCCGGTCCGGTCGAATTCGTGGTTGAATTCATGGGCAACCTTGCTTGCATCAAGTTGTCTATGATACTAGACAACTTGATAGCCGAGCGCCATGACTGTTTCGTGACAAACCGAAGATTTCTGGTATCACCGCGCCATGAGCATGCAGGAAAGTTCCGGCGTCGCCTTGTGGCGGCAGGTCGCTGACGGCATCGAGCGCGGCATCGCCGACGGCCGCTTTGCTGCGGGCGAAAAGCTGCCCGGCGAGATGGAGATCGCCGAGACTTACCGGGTCAACCGCCACACAGTGCGGCGGGCGCTCGCCGCATTGGCGGAGCGCGGCCTGGTGCGCGCCGAGCGCGGCAGCGGCACCTATGTCGAAGCCCAGCGCCTTGCCTATCCGCTGCGTTCACGCACGCGATTCTCGGAGATCGTCGGCGCCGGGGGCCACGAGCCGCGCGGCCAGCTGATCGATGCAGGCAACGACGTCGCCAACCGCGAGATCGCGCGCGAGCTGGGTTTGAAGATCGGCGCGCCGCTGATCCGGATCGAAGCGGTGCGGCTCGCGGACCGGACGCCGATCTGCGTGTCCACCACCTGGCTGTCGGCCGAGCGGTTTCCCGATGCCGGCAGCGTGTTTGCGGACGTTCGCTCGATGACGAAGCTGCTCGGGCACTACGGCGTGAAGGATTACCACCGCGCCTCGACCCGGATCACCGCGGCGATCGCCGATGCGACCGACGCCGCGCGGCTCGACCTGCCGCTGGGCCGGCCGGTGCTGGTGGTCGACGCGACCGACGTCGATATGCTGGACCGCCCGCTGGTGACCAAGCGCTCGCGCTTCGCCGCCGAACGCGTGGAGTTTCTGGTCGAGAATAGCTGATCTCTCTGCTCCCTCGCCCCGCTCTTGCGGGGAGAGGGTTGGGGTGAGGGGCTGCCTCCGCGAATCCGACAGATGTGAGTACGGGGACAAACCCCTCACCCGGATTGCACCGGACGATGCTTCGCATCGCCGAGCGCAATCCGACCTCTCCCCGCAAGCGGGGGGCGAGGTGACCTCCTACACCACCGCCCTTTGGCCGATGATGGCAAAGCGCAGCTTGCTCGAGATGAAATCGATCGCGGCGACCGCGATCAGGATCATCAGGATCAGGAACGACACCTTCTGCCATTCCAGCACGCGGATCTGCTCGGCGAGCTGGAGCCCAATGCCGCCGGCGCCGACGATGCCGATGATGGTGGCCGAACGGGTGTTCGACTCGATGAAGTAGAGCACCTGGGCGGCGATCACAGGCAGCACCTGCGGCAGCAGCCCGAAGCGGATTTCATGCAACGCATTGCCGCCGGAGGCGCGGATGCCCTCGACCTGCTTGCGATCGGCCGCCTCGATCGCCTCCGAGAACAGCTTTCCGAACGCGCCGAAGTCGGAGACCATGATCGCCAGCACGCCGGCGAACGGGCCGAGACCGACGACGTTGATCCAGACCAGCGCCCAGATCAGCGTATCGACGCCGCGGATCGAATCCAGGAAGCGGCGCACCGGAAAGCGGATCAGGTTCGAGGGGATGATGTTGCGCGCCGCCAAGAGGCTGACCGGCAGCGCCAGCACCGCCGCAAGCGTGGTGCCGAGCAGCGCGATCGACAGCGTCTCGCCGAGCGCCTGCATGTAGAGCGGGAACGACGCGCCGGGATTGGGCGGGATCATCATCATGGTGATCCAGCCGAGCTGGCTCATTCCCGAGATCAGCCTGGACGGCGAGAAGTCGAGATCGACCAGGCCGTATGCAAAGATCGCGATCGCCGCCACGATCGTGGCCGGCATCGCCAGCCGCGCCGACGCGGGGCGTTCGAACACGCCGGGGTATTTCGCACGCAAGTCCGCGGTGTCCGGCTTCGGCAGCTGGCTCATCGCCGGGTCTCCTTGCCGAACAGCCGGCCGCGCAGCCAGCCGGTCGAGATGTCGATGATGAAGACGGTGACGATGATGGTGACGAGGATCGCGCTGACGTCGGAATAATAGAACTTGCGGATCGCGACCACGAGCTCCTGGCCGATGCCGCCGGCGCCGACGAAGCCCATCACCGACGCCTCGCGGACGTTGATCTCGAAGCGCAGCAGCGCATAGCTGGCGTAGCCCGCCGAGACCTGCGGCAGGATGGCAAAGCGCATGCAGGACAGCCAGCTCGCGCCGGTGGAGCGGATGCCCTCGACCGGCTTCATGTCGGCATTCTCGACGATCTCGGCGAACAGCTTGCCGAGCGCCCCGGTGGTGTGGATCGCAATCGCCAGCACGCCGGCCATCGGCCCGAGGCCGAACGCGATCACGAAGATCAGCGCGAACACGATACCCGGCACCGTGCGGGCGAATTCGAGCAGGCGACGGACGGTAAAGCGCACCCATGGTCCCGGCGAGGTGTTCTGGGCCGCGAAGAAATTCAGCGCAAAGGCAAACACGGCACCGGTCAAGGTGCCGACATAGCTGATCAGGAGGGTCTCACCGAGCAGCCGCAACCATTTCTTCAGGCCCCAGAACCATTCCACCGGATCGGTCCAGACCCGGGCACCGGAATCCAGCGTCAGGATGCGGTCGAAATAGCTGACGAAGTTGCCGAAATAGGTGAAGAACGTGTGCAGGTTCACATCGGCGCCGAGCGCCGCGATAAACAGCGCCGCGCAGAACACCGCGGCCGCCACCGTCGCCTTCAGCCGCTTGCGCGCGACCGCCTTGCGATAGGCATCGTTCAGCGTCGCCAATTGCTGCGCTGGAAGGATGGAAATGGCGGTCGCCATCGATGCGGGCCAGTCTGCTCGAGGGAGGAACGAAAAGGGCCGGGTTGTCGAAACCCGGCCCAATTCAGCGGCGACGCGCGATCAGGAGCCCTTCTTGCGCAGAGCGTCGACGAACTTGATCAGCTCGATGGTCTTGTCGTAGTCGGCGTTGGTGACCGGCTGCCATGGACGGTTCTTGCCGTCGGACAGCTTCTTGAAGGCTTCCGGATCCTTCGTCGGCATGTCGAGGAAGGCCTGCTTGATCTTCGCCTTCATGTCGTCGGGAAGGCTCTCGAGATAGGCGTAGGGCGAGTTGATGATCAGGTCGGACTTCACGATGATACGGAAGTCCTCCTTCTTCAGCGGCGTGCCGTCGCTCGACTTCACCATGTTCTTGGCGAGCATGCGGGTCAGGTTGGAATCGTCGTCGGCATTCCACCAATTGGCGGCGACGTCGACGGTGCCCTGCGCCAGCGCCAGCACGGCGTTCTCGTGGCTGCCGGTGAAGACGACCTTGGAGAAGTAGGTCTCCGGATCGATCCCCATCTGGTTCAGCTTGAAACGCGGCATGTTGTTGCCGGAGGTCGAGTTGGGATCGACCAGGCCGATATTCTTGCCCTTGAGGTCTTCGACCTTCTGGTACGGGCTCTTGGCGAGCACGTAGAACACCGAATAATAGCCCTTCGAACCGTCGGCATTGACGTCGATCACGAACGCGTCGGTCTTGACGCCGGTGAGGCGAGCGCGGGCGAACGACGCCGGGCCGTAGTAACCGATGTGGATGTTGCCGGCGCGCTGGCCCTCGATGACGGCCGCGTAGTCGTTGGCGACGCGCAGGGTCACCTTGATGCCGAGTTCCTTCGACAGATACTCGGTGAGCGGACCGTAGCGCTCGGTAACACCGGAGCCGTTCTCGGCGGGAATCACCGCGAAGGTGATCTCCGGATACTTGGTCTTCCAGTCCTCGGCCGAAGCCGATCCTGCAAACGCCAGCGCGGCGGCGCCGGCCAGAATGATGCGACGAGTGATCATGTTACCCCTCTTTGGTAGTTACGCCTGTTGGCCGGGCGAAATGCCCGGTTGCCCTGTTTTTCGAAAATGCGCCGCTCAGGCCGCGGCAGCGGTGCCGAGCGCCGGAGCAGTTGCGCCGTCGGGCGCGGGCATCGGGGCCGCGCCCATGACGTCATTGGCCTCGAGGTCGTAGAGCTCGCGGGCAATATGGTCGGTGAGCGCCGCGGGGGCGCCGTCGAACACCACGCGCCCCGCCGCCATG from Bradyrhizobium sp. B124 includes:
- the phnK gene encoding phosphonate C-P lyase system protein PhnK; the protein is MSELSSLDNDQPLLVAEGLAKNYGRLPACRDVSFALYPGEVLAIVGESGSGKSTLLQLLSAQLAPSAGRVSYRMRDGVLRDLAELGESERRFLFRTDWGFVHQDPAQGLRMGVSAGANVGERLMAVGWNHYGRIRDTASTWLDRVEIDVGRIDDAPKTYSGGMRQRLQIARNLVTEPRLVFMDEPTGGLDVSVQARLLDLMRNLVSELGLAAIVVTHDLAVARLLSHRVMVMKGGRVIETGLTDQVLDDPREPYTQLLVSSILPP
- a CDS encoding alpha-D-ribose 1-methylphosphonate 5-phosphate C-P-lyase PhnJ; amino-acid sequence: MNAPTYNFAYLDEQTKRMIRRAILKAIAIPGYQVPFASREMPMPYGWGTGGVQVTAAILGPDDVLKVIDQGSDDTTNAISIRKFFGKTAGVATTTSTTDATVIQTRHRIPEASLHAGQVLVYQVPIPEPLRFLEPRETETRRMHALAEYGLMHVKLYEDIARFGHIATAYAYPVKVNARYVMDPSPTPKFDNPKMDNCAALQLFGAGREKRIYAIPPYTTVVSLDFEDHPFTRYRFDAPCALCGADNSYLDEIVTDDKGGRMFVCSDTDFCEQRQAAGHHGTESAAPHKEKAHV
- a CDS encoding carbon-phosphorus lyase complex subunit PhnI, which codes for MYVAVKGGERAIENAHRLLAHERRGDRDVPEVSLAQISGQLALGVDRVMTEGSLYDRELAALAIKQARGDMIEAIFLVRAFRATLPRFGATEPVNTGEMLVRRRISSTFKDVPGGQILGPTFDYTHRLLDPQLAEGFVPEQPATAEASQAATPRVTDILGRDGLIESSPRADADAVVGDLTREPLNFPADRDLRLQNLARGDEGFLLALGYSTQRGYGRNHPFAGEIRFGEVEVEFSAEDVGFAVPLGSIELTECQMVNQFKGSTTEAPCFTRGYGLAFGQSERKTMSMALVDRALRARELGEEAAAPAQDEEFVMSHSDNVQSTGFVEHLKLPHYVDFQSELGLLRKLRQEFAEANEAVELQEAAE
- the phnH gene encoding phosphonate C-P lyase system protein PhnH — protein: MTTIAEMPAGFADKVLSAQSTFRSVMDAMARPGSVQRVAASVGTPAGMMRGAAAIALTLFDHDTPIWLDAAMSATPDVARWLKFHASAPVIADPSIASFALIGDAANLPVLERFAFGSSEYPDRSTTLILQIDSLTQGPAFELKGPGIDGSAMLQAMIKPRDLFQRLAINEALFPRGIDVVLVHDDKIVAIPRTTRLIASGV
- the phnG gene encoding phosphonate C-P lyase system protein PhnG, which gives rise to MNSTTNSTGPDSKQAQRKAAMTVLAHSAAADIAGRLAAIAVPSHENLREPENGLVMMRGRIGGDGAPFNLGEATVSRAAVRLATGEVGFGYTLGRDAHKAQMIALCDAMVQSAELSGEVEAKVIAPLRVAMNAERARKAAETAATRVDFYTMVRGEG
- the phnF gene encoding phosphonate metabolism transcriptional regulator PhnF, producing MSMQESSGVALWRQVADGIERGIADGRFAAGEKLPGEMEIAETYRVNRHTVRRALAALAERGLVRAERGSGTYVEAQRLAYPLRSRTRFSEIVGAGGHEPRGQLIDAGNDVANREIARELGLKIGAPLIRIEAVRLADRTPICVSTTWLSAERFPDAGSVFADVRSMTKLLGHYGVKDYHRASTRITAAIADATDAARLDLPLGRPVLVVDATDVDMLDRPLVTKRSRFAAERVEFLVENS